A window of Vidua macroura isolate BioBank_ID:100142 chromosome 4, ASM2450914v1, whole genome shotgun sequence genomic DNA:
GGGACCAAAAAGCAGTGCAATGGCATGTCTGAAAAACTTCAACGGTCAAATGTATTACAGCATTAcgtgaaaatgtttttattgtttttattgttttgtttgtaggtttgtttgtttgctttgaagGCAGTTAACAAGTAGGACAGAGACCATGAGGATCAAAAGCTTTGGACTCCTTTGTGTGTTGATGCTGGTCTCCCAGATGCTACTAGCCAACTgtgaaagacagaaggaaagaaaaaagggaagacaAGGCATAGAACATGgtggaaaaaaccaaaaggaatctaaccaaggaaatgaaaaagggCAGACAtcaaaaggaggaaaatcaTCTCCTAAAGGCAAGTTTGAAACCAAAGAAAATGCTGAGTGCACCTGGTCAGTGATGGATACAAATGCTGTTACTCTGCACATACAGTGCAAGCACGGTGACACTGAGTTCTGGTGTGAATTCTCTGGAGACCCTTCTAGCTGTGCACAGTATGCAGCAAACCAGAAATCCTACTGGAAACAAGTCTCCCGATCTCTaaagaagcagaagcagattTGTCAAGACCCCAAAAGTGTAATAAAATCTAAATTGTGTAGGAAAGGCCCACAAAGTGCTCACCTGAGGTTGACTCACTCAAGCCTACTAACAGCAGTGGGTCTTGCCAAAGAGAACAAAATGCATCACACAAAAGAAGTTGTCCAGACTCCAGCAGATGCCTCTGTGACTGAAAAAAGGCTAGAACACAGTCCTCAAGACTGTGTTGAAGATGTAGATTACATTGACCAGAAAAAGGTGGCTGAGGAATACTGTCCAGaaagtttgctttctttctgcaACTTTTTTATCACAATGGTCCAAGACAAACGATGCTGAGGAGGTGCTTCTAAAGCTCTGAATCATGAAAATCTGGTCTCTTTTAAGTTACTGCAAACCATTCCAGATTTTATTCTCATGTTATATAGTGTATATAAGCAAgaaggaatatatttttctgattttgtatATACACAGCAGACTACTCTAACACATTTGAAGATGTTATAGATGTTATGTGCCCACAGATTGCTACCCAATGGATGTGTTACCAGTGGATGTTACATACTCTGTGCAGAAGTGTATCAGTAATCTCCTTGGCCCTCTTTGAGCTGTGCTAGCCAAAGTGATGAATTCAGTGCCATGCACTTCTTGGTTATGTACAATGCTTTTGACctaaaaattattaagaaaaataaacttcaaaatacattaaaagtatttcctctctctctctctctgtgttttacTAGATTTTTCTGTAAGTGCTAAACCTTTGTCAAAGAATGATCTTTCACAATATCTAGGTGTGAATCTAGTGTTGTTTATAAACTAGTTTTAAAAATAGCGAGCTACATTATCGTTAGATTTTCATCATTGCAGTAATGAAGGGCAACAAGATTTTCTAATTTGTCAATAAATGTGCAAATCTTCAGGTTTTAATCTCACCAAAGGATCTCAAAACACTTTGAGAACACCAATTCCCTCTTTTCTCCTACAGTCTGAAGCACATTGTACAAACTTTCTGGTAGGTAAACAGAGACATGGGGATAGAATGAGTTACACAAGTTTGTACAAGTTGTAGGCCCTTATTCAATAAATAAAGAGCTCATATTCAACACTGCCTGCATGGGCTTTTGAAATTCTGTATTCTTTTATCTTTCTCTATGGAGgacattaatatttttctgttcattgaACTTCATCtctgttaaaaaacccaaacaaacaaacaaaaacccacaacttaaaaaccccacccaaaacTCCAAGAACAAAGattttagaaaatgtaaagCTAAATAATGACAACTAATCTTTgctaatttttgaaaattcagaTGGAAGAACTGTAAAATACAACTTACACTTTTCTTGTGGATCTGAGCACAGAAGTATGGTCTTCTGCTAGTGGTCTACTTGAAGAAACTTTAAATTTCATGAAAAACTATTTCCCTGATAAGTTCTAGCATATTAAACTAGCATTTCCGTCTCTTGAGAAAATATAGCCTGTTTCCTTCTGTTAATATGTCATTGctagaatatttttaagatgtGTAGTTATGACTTGAATGTGGGATGATGCTACTAGTCAGACAAACTGTGTTTGAGAAGGATTCAGATGCATTTTACCAggtaaaaatggcaaaaaagaaCCAGATTCTTCTTACTGAAGTTGTAGTCTCTGCATGCCCTGTGGAAAACACTGCAGGCCATGCAGGATAAATTTAGTTTGACTGGTGCCCACAGTAAAGCAAAATTCCACTAAAAAGGGGTATCAACACTAACACCTGTGGAGGCTGGAAGACACAGCCATTTCAGTGCCAAGTAAGGGTGGGAAAACAGCTACCAGCTCTTTATTATTAAGGGTAATACACAAATGCTGAAAGGCCGGGTAAATTGCAGCTGCTAGACACTTTGTGCATTGGCCTACACCCCTTCACATTAGGAGATGATTGAGATAAGAAAGTCAAAAATGCAGGGGAAGTATTAGGAGCTTTATTTGGCCCAAGCAATCATACACTAcagtaattaattattaatttctacTCTGGTATACAGACACCTTTTATTAGTTCCAGGTTATAAACAGAGCACTGGGCAGGACTGATTTAAGAGGCTTACTTGCTCCAGATATTTTGGAAAACATCCAATCCTACCTACCCTTAGCTGCTGTTACTCTCAGGAGCACTATGGTGAGGACTTTGTTGCCCCAAGCACAATCACTGTGCTCTGAGTTGCCAGAAGGCACTGCtctccctgtggctgccagcCAACCAGGCACACTGGGCCAGTGACATATCCCAGAGCAAATTCCAGCCAGGGATTCCAGAGCTGTGAGTTACATCTCCATCTGCAGGACTGTCAGCACCTGGACCCACGTGCTGGAGTTGCACGTTCCTCTCCAGGGATGCATTACATTTTTTCTGCCTCATCTTCTTGTTTCCATTCAGGGCTGACTTTTATCTTCACGTGTGGCTCTTTGCAGGAGGAAAACATGCTCATTCTCAGCAGCTCAAGGGTGCATTTCACCTTCAGTGCAAGAAGTTGTGCAAGGACAGTGTGGAGCATCAGCAGAAAAAGGGGATCTCTGTGCAGCCTTTTTCCTCAGAAGGTGGGCTAATGTGAGAGTGACCATCTCAAAACTGTCTCAGCCAAAGTATGGAATTTTTTACTTCCATAAGAGTGTAGTTTTGAATATTCTTCAGAAGTGTGCAAATATATCTGGAGTCTAACTTCATTACAGCCTGTTCTATAATTGTACTGACCACAGCTCTATGGCTAAGAGGGTCTAAGGTCTCATTGCAGTTACCAAGCCCTGTGTTTTTTCAGCCAACATCCACAAAGCAATTACTTGACAGCACTTACATATGATTCTTTCTTTGGGGCATTTACAGAGTCACTGAGGTCAGTATAACTTTGGTGATTGTGGAGTCAAGCTACTTAACATCAATAAAACATGTCCTGGTATTGTTCATCTTAGAACCTCTGCTTGttataaaaaaatccacatctGAGCTCAATTCTCTGACACTTTGTCTCAGGTGCACCAGTTGTCCTTGTGTCAGAACTTCATGTTTGAAGAACTTGGTGGTAGTGACTTTTCTAACACCCTTTCtagcagggcaggcaggactGCAGTGAAGGAATGGGTTTGAATTCTGAGTGTGTGGTCCAAGTCCTCAGTCCGACCATATTGAAAACCTACAGTCTCAGCCTTCTTAGTGTCAATGTGAGTTATGGAAAAATCATCCCTATTTTACACCTGGGGAAACAAAGTAGAGGAAGGCTGGATGACCTTGACAATCATGGGAAGAATATCAGAGGCTGGATCAGCTACCAGACAGAGGTCTAGAGTTCCAGTGGTTCCCTTCTCCCACGCCTCATGATTAGACCATTCTGCACAAGAACTGCATAGATTTGTTCTTGAAGATATCCAGCTAACTtctagatattttaaaattattaggaGTATCTTGGTGAAAAATTAGATTACTTTCTGGGCaatataatttgttttccagaCAACCCTGGGTGTTATAATTTGAATATTTACTTGGGAAGAAAGATAGGGCttttgaagagagaaaactTATTTTAGCTTCCGAGATGACGCTTCAGGGAGTATCTCTTCTCCGGCAATATGGAATACTTATACATTTGGTAAATGCTTTAGATGATGCATGATCTTTTTAGATGGACCCAACCCCCACATACTCCCACAAATTTTTAAACTGTCTTCAAACTTAGAAGAGTCAAAaactcaattttattttaaaaagagaagaggaaaatttgGAATTTTCCCAACAGTTATCTTCTAACATATGATGGCTTTATCTGGAAAAAGTTACATATTTCTTTGTATTCGCTAGGAAATGGGAAGACATTGTTAGTGCCAAGCAAATAGCTCTGGCAGTGCAGCACTACTTAAGAATCTGCAAAATTGCAGTTCCTTCAAGGTTTTATTCATTACTATTTACTGCAGTGTATTTTATGCCCACTTTCACACACAATTTCATTTGAATGAGTTTCCGTTCCTTTTGAAATCTCCTTTATTCATTTACCACTTTGGCAACAGGACAGATTATGTATCTAATCTCACACGTTGCTTGACTACTTGCAGGAGAATAGAACCGAGTGACTCAGCCTTCCTGCTTCCAGGAGTTCCccaccctcctcttcccccaggGGGCCAATGGGTATTGCCACCTGATATCGCCTCACCTGGAACTGGCCAACCATAGTGGAGACTGTGTTCAGACAAGACACATTTCCCACTGCCATGCTCTCTGTGTAGACGGAGCTGAACCTGGATAATGAATACCCCTCCCTTTTCCACTTCTGCCTTGTTTCTTTCTGATGCTGCCCTGAGCAAGGCAGCTCAACACTTGTTGGTTGCTGCTGCACCTCACTTGTACCTCTGCTGGGTTTGCATTCCAATTCAATATAGTTTTATATAGTTTGTTCCTCCAGGCTGTTCCAAGAATACCATAACAGGAATtgatcaaaaggaaaaatccagctTCAAGGATGGGAAATCCAGCAAGTTCCAGCCTGCAGGGGCTCCTTGCAGTCTTGTCACTTGGATGATGCTCCTGACAAGAGCATGCATGTCCTCTGCCTGTTATCACCATAAATACTGCAAGTCCTAGAGCATTTCTGTGTTGTAACATCCTGGAACTTCTTTCTGCTCCCTCCTTGACTGAGCAGGGGAACTCTGAACCCTGGCTGCAGTCATCACCTATCTTCAAAGAGCCAGAGAGAAGAAGGCAGAATGCAAGACTCCTAGGAAGGTTAGGGTTATCAGACACTGGACACCTGGAGGGCTCAGAGTGTAATTTGTGTgtctctcctgctccttccattGCTATTACTACAGAGAGACAATGTATGGTCACAGATAAAGAGAGGGGACTGGAGATGTCATAATGCCTTTTACCTGTTTGCAGAGCTTTGTAGCAGGAAAGGATGCATTAGGGCTCAGCTTATCTTTTAAACAAGGATTGATACATAAGGGATTTCTTTGGAATCATACTGTTATCCATGTAAAGTATGTGTTTTATTTAGCCACCAGAGTTTCTTCCAAACTTGCTCATGAACCTCACTGTAAATGcctgatttttaaagaagtgaTAGTGAGTAAGTGGAAAAACAGTGAAATGTTCCCATCAAGCCAATGTTACCTGCCTGCCTTGGCCACAAGATCATACCAGGCCCCATGTGGAAATGATAAACTTAATTAACCCAAAGCTCCCAGTGGAACATGTAAGTCTCACACTCATTTCCAGGCAACAGACACATCAAAGGGACTTTGTTATATAATGAGAGCCTGTGACATGTTCAAAACTGTCCACCAGTGTGCACATATAAGTACTCTGTGGTGTTTTGTGTGTGCCAAGGAAGAGCGTTGTTCCAGCCAGCCAGAACGTTTGATgataaaattaatcttaaaagGAAGGAATTACAATATTATCTGTAAAGGAATATATTCTGTACATCCATAATATGTGCACTGATTATATGTAATAGATGTGCTTAGATAATagaatattatttaaataatacgAGTTACCTTTACATCTTTTGCCTGAAGGTGCTGTGGTCTCTAGAGTCACTCTAGAGGTGGTGTGGTTCCCTGAAAAATCTTGCACTGCTTTTGGGCTATTCCACAGCAGCTGAATTCCTCCAGATGTATGTGCCATGGCAGCTCTGTTCCCACTGCTTGTTCAAAGCCTGCAGTCCTCAGTGTCTGGTAGGGAGGCCTCCAGGTAAGTGTTAAACTCAGAAACGCTCTATTCCTCACTTACATGTGCAAATGACACAGAAGAGAGATTAAGAGTAAGCTCAGAGACAGACAGCAGTTGGAACACTAGGGATGCTGGACTTTGAGCAATTCCAGAGGAAATATTGTCTCCAAAGAAATGGTGACATATGGGCTGCATGTGCTGGTGCAGATGGGGTGTTGGGGTGCACAGTCTCCCATCTGGGTTAGTGATCAGGTTGCTGCTTGTACAGGGTCTCTAGAGCTCCCAGGCCACTCACTGCAAGTGAGGACTTTGGCTGATGATGTCCTGGCCAATGTCCAGAGAAGTAATTACATTGTGCTGCCCAAGCTCTTCTCAGAATTTCAATCAGATGCAGCTTTCTTCACTGTCTTAAACTGCTTTGTGCTCTGACTCTTAATGCTCTGGTGTGGCTGATCTCACGTAGGCAGAGGTCTGGAAGAATATTTAGAAGTCCCCCAGGTCTCAAGAAGGATCAGTAATTAAGGCAATTTTCAACAGTTATTTAGAgagaagatattaaaaaaaaataaaagtaatggtttaaaagcaaaagcagaaaaattgtttttttcagagaggcagattaaatattaacaattagaAACatagttttgttttccagtggtTTTATCTTGAATGTTCTTTTGCTTGATGTTTCATTTATAATACAATCCACAGAATCCTATGAAAATGTGCATATCACTTCCCTCACAGTGTAAGTAAGGctcaaaaacataaattaagTCTGTACCAGCAGTTCAAAAGCCAAATTCCAAACACAAAGAGCCTCCTGTTTATTATTAccttaaaaattgctttttaaccTAATCTCATAAGGGTGATCCACAACTTCTGAGTGCTTTACACTGTGAGGAGAGAGATACCAGGCAATCAAATGTGAGCAGTATTAGTAGAAATTACAGAATTAGTAGAAATTTGTAAAGTTgactttttcaaaataaaggagCAAAAATGTACCTGCAAAAGAAATGTTAAGAAATGATCACATGAGATTCTGTGGGAGTGATGCTTAGTGGTGAATAAAAGTGtaattcacagaaaacaaaaactggTTATGTAGTCTCTGCCCGTGATCCCCCCTGCATGGCTCATCTCAATTTGCCCCATACTTGCTCCTGTAGACAGGTCTGGCAAGAGTACAGCTGACATTTCCATTAGTGTGTTGGCTTCACCCTCTGGAAGCATAGGAAGGTATTTGGAGATTAAAGCTCTCTTGCTTTCCTTATAGCACTGGTCTACATATCACCCTTCCTGTCTCTCGAATGTTGAGTTTGACTTCTCTTTGCATTTGTATTCCTTGAGTGCCcttgtgttttcctgctgaGCTCCACCCATTTACAAGAGCATGTTTTCAAGGACATATGTCTATTCAGTGCTGATGAAGCTCCTCTGGATTTGCATAAGCACAGCTCAGAAGTAACTTTGGCTATCATTAGgattaattttatcttttgaaATAGCTACTGTAATTTACTATTGATGAATAAGTCAGAGGAGGCCAAATAATTAGGTGCTTGCAAATAGAATTAATTGAAAATTGAAAACAGGATCAAAGGAGAAAATAGAAGAGGCACAATCAGTGTCTATCTCTCAACAGGtctcttttcacactctcaTATGTAATGCATTTTAGGCCATGTCTTTTAGGCTTCTTCATGAATACAAGACACATCTGCTGCAGGAGTTCACACACACTCCAGTCCATTGACCCCACTGGTGCCTAGAGGTAATGTACCTGACCTGATGGATAGGGAACCACTGTCTGCCTAAAAGGATCCAGATGTGCTCATTCTGGCTGGTTTCATGACTGGGACACCCACTTATCATGGAGTGCTATTCCCACTCCTAGGCTGGGGACTCATGATTTTTCCTGATGAGGGGATGTTCCTAAGGGTGTTACTCTCCTGCAGCCCAAAGTTCAACTGATCATTGGTAGTGAGCACTACTTTAATCCAgtggctgctgtcacagcaTTTCTGCTAATTTAAATCCAGGAGGAAACAAACTTCACTGTTTGCAGCAACACTTGAAATGTTTGCCTTCCTCAGGCATGTTCTCACTAGTTTAAGTGTTCTTGTTACTGCAACCAACAAGTTACTGCTCATCATAGTCACCTCAGATTTCATCTACCAATCACAGGTATGCAGGAGACTGCAACATATCTGATGTTTGTAAGAAACATCTTTGAGACTAGGCAATTTCATGGTcctattttctctcctttatttGGGGTGCTGGTGTTTCCAAATGCCTCTGGTTCTCAGAAGTCAATCAACATGCTCTAAAACTTGACCCCTGAATTCTTAATGCCAtaagaaaagatattttaatggAATCTGGGAGACTCTGGGTTTGATCCATCAGATGATGAGTTGGAGGGAGCTGTATTATGCTTCAGAGCTCTGATGGAGGCTGTTTAGTTCACTTTCCATTTAGTCATATGGTACTAAATCACCAAACAGACATACTGCTGGTGcacagaaaacaacaaataGCAAGCACAATCTGGGCAGTGCATCACAGTGCAGACCATTCAGGAGCTTCAGGGGCTCCAGACTGGAGTTACAAAAGAAATCTCTTTTGAAAATCATTGTAGAAAAACAATTACCAATGCTCCTTTTGTACCCAGTTGATATATTGCACATTGGATATGCATCTGTCTGGCAACAAGTAGGACATATAAGCAATGCTTTCTTTGTTCATTCCAGAATCCAGTTTGCTTTACTGAGATCTAAGGAGATGTCTCACTGCGAGGCTAATAGGAAGTGAAGTCTGTCTTAATGACATGAAGATGTCATTACTGGTAGGTAAAGTTCAGTTGGGAAAAAGAGTtcaaaaatcccctttttcaCTCACTGGGAAATTCATGTGCCTCTTTTGTGGTCAGCATCTCAAAATCCATGACCAATGGATGCAACAAATGAAATAAGCCAACGATTCCAGTCACCACTGTGTGCCGCCTTTTAAAATGCTTGTGCCAAAACCACGATTTTCTACACAATTAAAAGAGTTTCATATCTTCTACATGCACATTTAAATTACTGAAATCTGTATGTTACAAGAAATAACTTTCTTGGCCTCACTGTTTCTTTGCATTTCTAGACTACACTGATTTCTCTGCAGTATTCATCCTGCTTTGGAGGCAAAACACCATATTCCAAGGAAGATCCCAGAGGTGGAGGTTGATCCCTTTCATACACCTTATGGTTGAACTTTACTTGTGCTTCCACTGCACGGAATTCAAGAATTCAAGTTAAATGCTATTGGAATACACCACAGTTATCACAAAgctgtatttataaaatatttgccTTCACCCAGATTTTTGGAAAAATCAAAGAACAGTAATAATATAACAATAGAATCAAGTAGTGGTACCCTGGTGCTAGACATTTCGTTTAATGGCCATTCATATGAAGAGGTGGATCAAATGTGTAATGAGATATTCAAACAGTCACGCCTAAGTGTTCAGTTTAGTAAAAGCCTACAGTTACTCACTGCTCCTTCATTCTCTGTCATCTGTTAATGAAGAAAGATGAAGTGCCTCGGGACATGAGGGACGTGTTTGACCGCACGTAACCAAATATTTGCTGTGCTAAGTTACATGCAGCAGTACAGAGTGCCCTAACAGGGCAAGGTTTTGGATCAGAAGGAGCAAGACTTGGGAGAGGAATGAGATGGGAAATAATGAGCATCAGCAGAGCAATAGCAATGGCTATGCTGAGCAGTGTTGCAGAAGGCAATGGGACAGGTTGCACGGGCTCAGGTcaccagcagccctgcacaggcacccTCATCCTGTCTGAGGATGTTGAATACCTTGTTTGCTAGTAACAGCAGAAACCTGTTACAATAAAAACTATAAAGATAGGGGGAGAGAGAAATGTGATGCAGCATGATTTTCCTTTAGGGAAATAAACCATGAGACCAATGTTCATGGCCTTGCCTGAACTTCACCTATTTTTCCATCAAGAAATGTCCTGGAtttctccaggaactgcagCATTCACCCAGGATTCTGGACACCTCTTTGCTTAAGCACAGCTGAGAGAAACTGCAATGCAAAGTATAGAATATATTTTGGACAGACTTGTGTCACTTCACATGCAGCCTGGAACCACAGGTAAGTATGTTACTTTTCTTAGAGGAAGCAGAGAGAGCAAGACAAACTTGCAGCAGCTCTAGGAGTGTGTGACAGCAATGCTAATCTTATCTGTGCTTCTTGCAGTTTAGACATGTGCCTTTGATGTGTGCCATTGTCCAAGGTCCTATAAGTTACAGATTGAGTTTCTGTTACTGCTTTGTTATTTCAATGAAAGACTTACCCTAAATAACCCTATGGCTTGCAAGCTGCATACTTTCCAAATAACCTGCTGattgcagaaaattaaaaaaattaagactgaAGCTGACACATCAAAATCCAACATTAATCAGCTTTTGTTTGCTTAATTCTATATCCAGGAAAAGAGCCTTTGCCTGAGGATATCTTGCAAACTTTGTAGGCAGGAACATCCCATGAAACAATATTTCTATAGGGAACAGTTTGTTCTGTTTCACTCGGTAGCAAGAGCTGTGGTTTTATTGAGATCTGTGTTAAGATACTATATCCATGACAGGGAAATAcataattacaaaattaaaagttcTTCATTATGTTAGTCCATCATCATTATTAGTAAAGCTTGTAAATTACcaataaatatgtattatttcatttaagcaattgtttttatttaaattcactgcattttctgagcatcaaaaaaaaaaaaaaaaaaaaaaaaagtgggtgtTTGGAGGGTTTTGCTGGCTGCTCAGTGTGAAAGTGGTCAGAGAAGCTGACTAATCCACCTCTCCTCTGGCTGCACTTTTAGCTGCAGGGTGCTTGGTGAAACCTCTCAGAGATTACAGCATTTTTACTGAGCGCTGACTTTTCTAGGGCAATCAAAAATCCTGGCAATCACACAGGGAATAAAAATTCACCACTGCCAATGATGCATCATATTTCTTCACTTGTCCTACAGCTCTTTTTTCTGGGAAATGCTGGGTCTCTAGTGACAGGGCTCCTATCCAGCCACTGGGGGCCTTTTTCCCTGCAGGGgttcttgttttctcttcctcaggtttgagctgctTGAGCAGGCCCAGGGAATGGCTGATTCTCCTTCTCTGGGTAGTCTCCCACTGTCAGCACTGCTCTTTGCAGAGGTGTTCATCAGGAATCCTGGCATGCCATGGATTGGGCTGCTGTAGGACAGTCAGGACATTAAAGGCTCTGCTCCATCCATGTGCGTGGGGCTGGGCTGTTTCCTGGGTGGACTCAGAATTGGGgacaaagcagcacaaaaggctgggctctgcctcagTAATGATTAACTGGAATATCCCTGTCAATACTAACCAGGGTTTTAACTGAATTCAGGAAACCACAACATTCTTATCTCTGGATAGGGATGTTTTGCAACAGACTTTGCTGTGGGTTCATTGACCTGCAGGTGCCTGTGAGCTCACGGGACAGCCCAGGCATTAATATTCAGTACCAATCACCTGTTGCTGAAAATCACACAGGCAGTGATAGATGAATAATTTCctgttcatttttaatttactacATCAAGCTTTATCATGTCAAGTCATGACCACAGTAACCTTTCCTGAACTAATTGAAGATTATGTCAGTGAAAAGAGTGAAAGGCAATTTTAGAGAGGCACACTGGTATATTTCTGCTGTGGAACTGTATAACTTTTGACACTGTAATTCAAAAGCAATTACCTTTAAACTGGCATGATTTGTCATGCTACACATCCCGAGATCAAAATCAGTCATCTCCCAACAaattatctctgctcctttgagaCAATATTGGGAGACTGTGAACACAAACAGTCCAAACTAAAAGGACAACAATTATTAAGTGATTTTGCtccttttatttgaaatgtagATAATCTCTTTTTGGCTTCAAAGTTTGGTCATATCCCACAGGCCATGTCCTGTGCCTTCCATTTAGCTTATTCATGGACATCTCTGTTTTACTGGAGAACTGAGGGAAAATGgcataaacaggaaaaatgtgtAGAGTTATGGCCAAATGGAACACTTACAAGCACTGCGGGACACAAGTGTGGCACTTGAGCAGGGTTGGGAAGTTAAAGGTGACTGTAGAGCATCATCAGGTCTATAGCTGTTTCCATGATTTTCTGTGCTTCAGCTTAGTATTCAAATCAGGAAATAACTCAGACATTGGTAAAGAGGTTTTTAATTTCCCAGGATTACTGTTTTTCTCCTGGTAAATGACAGAGAAATGTTGATGCTGGTGAAATCTTTTAGGCTCTAAGGAAGGCTAATAAGTAAAGCTTGATACATATAATTTGTACTTGAAGGTATATTTCTGTGTagaattctttttcttaagGAGGATGGAGTGACAAAAGGTCTGGATTAGGAAAAATATCG
This region includes:
- the FGFBP1 gene encoding fibroblast growth factor-binding protein 1; translation: MRIKSFGLLCVLMLVSQMLLANCERQKERKKGRQGIEHGGKNQKESNQGNEKGQTSKGGKSSPKGKFETKENAECTWSVMDTNAVTLHIQCKHGDTEFWCEFSGDPSSCAQYAANQKSYWKQVSRSLKKQKQICQDPKSVIKSKLCRKGPQSAHLRLTHSSLLTAVGLAKENKMHHTKEVVQTPADASVTEKRLEHSPQDCVEDVDYIDQKKVAEEYCPESLLSFCNFFITMVQDKRC